The Arachis ipaensis cultivar K30076 chromosome B07, Araip1.1, whole genome shotgun sequence genome includes a window with the following:
- the LOC107606771 gene encoding extensin-like: MRKKIVIQKSPRAKILKLPEKSRPSPHSKDHTFTPSPSPPRTDPMTCTKTAPRYPSSSKPTTPPSAPSKPSTSKGKRPTTEEPAPEPSRPKSRSALQRSQRGNPHHPLKSVKEPSIDPFEHKAQFMTSHSNYNPTVFDLP, encoded by the coding sequence ATGAGGAAGAAAATCGTGATTCAAAAGAGTCCAAGGGCAAAAATTCTCAAACTCCCTGAGAAATCTAGGCCTTCTCCTCACTCCAAAGATCATACTTTCACACCTTCACCATCTCCTCCTCGCACCGATCCAATGACATGCACCAAAACCGCTCCTAGGTATCCCTCTTCTTCCAAGCCTACAACTCCACCAAGTGCTCCCTCAAAACCAAGCACTTCGAAGGGAAAGCGACCAACAACTGAGGAGCCAGCGCCTGAACCATCGCGACCTAAGTCTAGGTCTGCACTTCAGCGTTCTCAAAGAGGTAACCCTCATCACCCTCTCAAATCGGTTAAAGAGCCTTCCATTGACCCTTTTGAACACAAAGCACAATTCATGACCTCTCACTCTAATTACAACCCCACCGTTTTTGATTTGCCATGA